CCAGCACGGCCATGAGTAACGCAACAAGTGTCGATAGAGACCGATCCAGTACTTTTCGAGTGTGAGTCATGCAGTATTGGAGGTTGTCATTCAGAGGAGAGGGAATCATTCGAGCAGTTTCCCAGCGAATCACAAGGTACGGTCGCACGGATTTGTTTAATCAAGGTGAAGATTTCGGGCGTATCTCGGTACTCGTCATATAGGGGTAATACTCGTTCCACGAAGGGTTCTTTGTTAGGATAGATAACTTCCACGCCAGCTTCCTGTACTTTTTGTAAGGCTTCGTCAGTCGCTGCCTTCCAAAGCTTTTTTTGGTATTCAGCAGACTCATCTACTGCTTGTTGGACCCAAGATTGTTGTTGCAGATTCAGGCGTTCCCATATGATGGTACTGATTAACAATACGTCGGGGAGCCCAGTATGCTCATCGAGGGAATAATATTTGCATACTTCATAGTGCCTGGACGTGTAGAACGAGGGCGGATTATTTTCTGCACCATCAACCACACCCTGTTGAAGTGCAGTGTAGAGTTCTCCCCATGCGATCGGAGTTGCAGATCCTCCCAGGCTGTTGACCATTTTCACCTGTGTTGTACTCTCAAGCGTACGAATTTTTAGCCCTTCTAGGTCGCTGGGCGAGTAGATCGGTCGGTCTTTAGTATAGAAGCTTCGGCTTCCAGCGTCGTAATAAGTGAGACCCCGCAACCAATACCGCTCACTTGACAACAGGATTTTTCGCCCAACTTCTCCTTCGAGGACGTTATAGCGGTGAATTTCGTTACGAAATAAGTACGGTAAGCTGAGTACTTTGTATTCCGGTGCAAACCCCTCAAGTACCGCCGAAGCAACCTTTGTCATACCCAAGCTCCCGAGTTGCAGAAGTTCTAGGAGCTGGCGCTCCGTGCCTAGCTGCTGGCTTGGATAGATTTGGATCTGCAGAGTACCACCTGACAAGCTATCCAATCTCTCTTGCATGAAGACCATGGCATGGTGGACGGGGTGATTGGTGTCAAGTCCATGACCGAGTTTGATGACTTCCACAGTCCCCGTTTGGGCACAGCCGGCTGAAATGAAAAGCATAAAAATTGTGATTCGTCCCAACATCGGTTCTCGTATCAAGTACACGTTACTGTGTTCTATTCTATTTTACATTTTTTCACAACGACCGAAGGTGACAGACAAATATGATGCTCTTGCAAACCCTCCTCCAATCTGAAAAATGTCGTCCTGGACACTCCTTGGGCGATGTCCGTCTCCAAACGAAGGGGTTTTGCAAGAGGATCATATGAATTCAGTTCATCTCTGAAATAATACCATCTTTGTCTATCTTGGGACGCGCTCATACGGAAAGGCCTAGAGTGAATTGAAAATTTACAAAGCGTGAAGGATCAATCCTAATTATATGGTGAAAAACCGTATTCTACGGTGCAATTTACTCTATGATGGTTAGGTGTGGATTGCAAAGGTTCTTGAGAAGCAGCCGGAGAGAATTTTCCTTGAACTTCGGAGATGGATGTGTATCTTGAGTGCACACGGAGTGTTGTAGTCAGTGCGCGCAATGACACGACAGGAGATGAGAATAATCACAATCCTACCTCTGTTCACGCTCGTGTTCAGCGCATCTTTGGCTGAGCAGCGGGAGCCGATTTGGACGGCCCAAGTGACAGGGCGCTCAGATCAAGTTAATTCCGTGTCTTTTTCCCCAGATGGGACTATCTTAGCTTCGGGGGCAGATGATTGGCGCGTCCGTCTGTGGGATATCAGTTCGGGGCAGGAATTGGAATACTTCATGAGACATATGGCTCCGGTTACTTCGGTGGCATTTTCTCCAGACGGAACTCAGTTAGCCTCTTCGTCAGGTATTGGTCGTTTGAAAAATGGGCGTAGAAGTACAGATCAGTACGATGTTCTATTGTGGGATATAGCCACAGGGAAAGAGCTGCAACGCTTTATGATACCCGGAGCTTTTTCTGGGAGAGGGATTTCTCTGGCGTTTTCTCCAGACGGATCCCAGTTGGCCTGCGGGTCAGAGGATGGGGGAATCTACTTGTGGGATATATCTTCAGGACAAATGCTGCATACGATGCCAGCATTTTTCTGGTTCGCTTCTTCCGTAGCATTTTCTCCAGATGGGGCGCAGGTGGTTTCTGGAGGTTGGGGAGGCACGATACCCAGTATTAGTTTCTGGGATGTGGCTACTGGTGAGAAAGTTCGCAGCTTCACACACACAGGGGGTAGACAAAGTTATGTGTATTCAATGACGTTTTCTCCAGATTGGACTCAGTTAGCTTCTGGCTCGGGTAACTATTTTATTAATAGCGAATTT
The DNA window shown above is from Rhodothermaceae bacterium and carries:
- a CDS encoding TRAP transporter substrate-binding protein; this translates as MLGRITIFMLFISAGCAQTGTVEVIKLGHGLDTNHPVHHAMVFMQERLDSLSGGTLQIQIYPSQQLGTERQLLELLQLGSLGMTKVASAVLEGFAPEYKVLSLPYLFRNEIHRYNVLEGEVGRKILLSSERYWLRGLTYYDAGSRSFYTKDRPIYSPSDLEGLKIRTLESTTQVKMVNSLGGSATPIAWGELYTALQQGVVDGAENNPPSFYTSRHYEVCKYYSLDEHTGLPDVLLISTIIWERLNLQQQSWVQQAVDESAEYQKKLWKAATDEALQKVQEAGVEVIYPNKEPFVERVLPLYDEYRDTPEIFTLIKQIRATVPCDSLGNCSNDSLSSE
- a CDS encoding T9SS type A sorting domain-containing protein translates to MTRQEMRIITILPLFTLVFSASLAEQREPIWTAQVTGRSDQVNSVSFSPDGTILASGADDWRVRLWDISSGQELEYFMRHMAPVTSVAFSPDGTQLASSSGIGRLKNGRRSTDQYDVLLWDIATGKELQRFMIPGAFSGRGISLAFSPDGSQLACGSEDGGIYLWDISSGQMLHTMPAFFWFASSVAFSPDGAQVVSGGWGGTIPSISFWDVATGEKVRSFTHTGGRQSYVYSMTFSPDWTQLASGSGNYFINSEFDDHSIRLWDVATGTELRRIIGHSGSVSSVDFSPDGNRLVSGSEDSTVRIWDVETGQESGHLNHGSSVSSIDLSSDGQYLASAGGNEIKLWDWDAVGTMVKEEFPSTESSLTYYPNPAAAFVTIEYSLLNAGHVQLSVHDLLGREVKTVINTIQEAGSHRFQITTDQLPSGMYLLQFISGEVHTAHPLIVHRYWTN